In Klebsiella aerogenes, the DNA window AGGTTTAAGGTCGTGTTAATAACATTCCTAATGTTGCTATTAAATTTTCGGCAATTCTATTTTTATTTTCTCCGAGACCATACGAGGGCCGTTATCAATTATATATAAAATCGAATTGGTAATACTATGCTTTAACTCTATCATTTCTTTTACGTCAATTTCAAATTTTGCAATGTACATTATTGAGGCGAATGTGTGGTAATCTAAAGCAGTAAGAGCCATATATAGAGAAAAATTGTATTGCTCAATCCATTGAGCTTCTTCCATTCCGCTTACATTTGCTGTAATTCTAGCCATTAATTTATTTAGAGAGTCTTCCGCGTCATTATGTGCCTGAGAACATAAGGCTGCATAAATGGTTCTATATCCTACTTCTTGTCCTATTTCTTTGAAACGTTCAAAAATACTGGGCCATTTTAAACTAACTATATCGAAATCAATGTTGCTTAATGCAAATGATGTTTTTAGTGCATATTCATAATGATCTAAAGTGTGATCTTTATCGGAAATTTTCTGTAGATGATCAGCTTTAACCTCCTCAGAATATGTAGAATCTTCAATACTGCGCCTCCAGTTTTGATTCTGTTTGCGTTCAGTTTCTAAGTGATTTTTGAAGTAGGAAATTTGCTTGGTCATTGAATCACCAAGACTTATGTAGTGTAAATTAACACTACCCTCTATTGCTGTTCTGCAAAGGGCTTCACATGATGGAATTTGACCAATCAAAAAAGCACCAAATACCCCACAACAATATTCATAATTTCTTCTATACATATCATGCATTGATGGCCAATGAACTTCGTTGACAAGTTTTTCTTCGTTTTCTCGA includes these proteins:
- a CDS encoding DUF5677 domain-containing protein produces the protein MHILVKEFIRKRAISESMELNEPLHDGLYYLEKLNKIIECSCRENEEKLVNEVHWPSMHDMYRRNYEYCCGVFGAFLIGQIPSCEALCRTAIEGSVNLHYISLGDSMTKQISYFKNHLETERKQNQNWRRSIEDSTYSEEVKADHLQKISDKDHTLDHYEYALKTSFALSNIDFDIVSLKWPSIFERFKEIGQEVGYRTIYAALCSQAHNDAEDSLNKLMARITANVSGMEEAQWIEQYNFSLYMALTALDYHTFASIMYIAKFEIDVKEMIELKHSITNSILYIIDNGPRMVSEKIKIELPKI